In Bradyrhizobium sp. 170, the DNA window GAGCCCGATGCCGCGCGCCACTTCCTGCACGTCGGCGCCGACTTTTTCGGAAAGATCCGCCATCTCGTTGATGAAGGTGATCTTGGTGGCGAGAAATGCGTTCGCGGCGTATTTGATCAACTCGGCCGTGCGCCGCGCCGTGAACATCAGCGGCGCCTGGTTGAGCGACAGCGGCCGGTAGACGTCGCCGAGCACCTTGCGCCCGCGCTCGTCCGAAGTGCCGACCACGACGCGATCGGGGAATTTGAAGTCGCGGATCGCGGCGCCCTCGCGCAGGAATTCCGGATTGGAGGCGACCACGACGTCAGCCGACGGATTGGCTTCGCGGATCAGCCGCTCGACCTCGTCGCCGGTGCCGACCGGCACGGTCGACTTTGTCACCACCACCGTGAAGCCCGACAGCGCTGAGGCGATCTCGCGCGCTGCGGCGTACACGTAAGTGAGGTCGGCATGGCCATCGCCGCGCCGCGACGGCGTGCCGACCGCGATGAACACCGCGTCGGCCTCCGCGACCGGCGCCGTCAGGTCGGTGGTGAAATCCAGCCGCTTGGCCTTGACGTTGGACGCTACCAGCGCGTCGAGCCCGGGCTCGAAAATCGGGATCTCGCCTCGGCGCAGGGCTTCGATCTTGCCGGCATCCTTGTCCACGCAGGTGACCTGGTGACCGAAATCGGCAAAGCAGGCGCCGGATACCAGCCCCACATAGCCCGTGCCAATCATGGCGATTCGCATGAAAACACCCGTATTTGATGGTTAACGCCAATCCTGATTTCGCGGGCGTCTTAGAGCATTTTTCGGCCAAGGGGAAACCGGAAAAAACGGGGTAAGCCGGCATGTCATTTGTATGAATAAAGGAGAAAGCAACGGATCGGGCCGAAGATGCGGCCACGTAGCGCCGAAAAGGGACACCGATGACTTCAAACGGCACAGCCGTCACCGAACGTTCCACCCGCATCGACTGGGTGGACTACGCCAAGGGCATCTGCATCGTCATGGTGGTGATGATGCATTCGGTGCTGGGCGTGGAAAAGGCGGCCGGCGACACCGGTTTCATGCATGCGTTCGTCGTGTTCGCACAGCCGTTCCGGATGCCGGATTTCTTCCTGATTTCAGGCCTTTTTCTCGCCGTCGTGATCGACCGCGACTGGCGCACCTATCTCGACCGCAAGGTCGTCCACTTCGCTTACTTTTACGTGCTGTGGATGACGATCCAGTTCGGCTTCAAGGCGCCGGGCTTCGCCGCCGAGAGCGGCTGGCGGCATGTCGGCTTCCTGTATCTGGAATCCTTCATCGAGCCGTTCGGCACGTTGTGGTTCATTTATCTGTTGCCGATGTTCTTCGTCGTCACAAAACTGTCACGCGGCATCCCCGCCATGGCGGTCTGGCTCGTCGCCGCGGCGCTGGAGACGGCGCATGTCGTGACCGGCTGGACAGTGATCGACGAATTCTGCGCGCGCTTCGTCTATTTCTATTCCGGCTATCTGTTTGCCAGTTATGTATTCGCGCTCTCGGATCGCTCGCGGGAAAAACCTGCGCTGGCGCTGATCGGATTGGCGCTGTGGGCGTTCGTCAACGGCAGCCTCGTAATGTCGGGTTTTGGCGAATGGCCGCTGGTCTCGCTGGCGCTCGGCTTCGCCGGCGCCGGCGCCATCATCGTGATGGGCACGCTGCTGGCGCGCATGCAATGGCTGAACTTCCTGCGTTATTGCGGCGAGCATTCCATCGTCATCTACCTCGCCTTCTTCCTGCCGATGGCGGTGACCCGAACGCTGCTGCTGAAGACCGGCCTGATCGCCGATATCGGCGTGATCTCCTTGATCGTCACCGTTGCCGGCGTCGCGGGAGCGGTGGTGATCTGGCGGCTGGCGCTGGCGCTGCGCGCCGACTTCCTGTTCGAGCGCCCCGCCGCCTTCTGGATCGCGCCAAAAAAGGCCGCCCCGGCGTTGCAGCCGGCGGAGTAGGGATTCGTAGCCCGGATGGAGCGCAGCGCAATCCGGGGAAATCCCGCGGCTGGCGCGAATCCCGGATTGCGCTGCGCTCCATCCGGGCTACGATTCTTTGTTTTCGCGGGTGACGACGGTGTGTATTGGGCTCAAAAACTGCCCGCCAAGGCTGTCAATCCGCGCAAAAATCCCTAAATTTCGGCCATGCCGAAATCAGCCCCCAAAGCCGCCGCGAAACCCGCTCCCGCCGCCAAAGCCCCTGCCAAGGCGCCCGCCAAACAACCTGGCAAGGGCGACCATGTGTTCCTGGTCGACGGTTCCTCCTACATTTTCCGCGCCTATCACGCGCTGCCGCCCTTAAACCGCAAGTCCGACGGGCTGCAGGTCAATGCGGTGCTCGGCTTCTGCAACATGCTGTGGAAGCTGTTGCGCGACATGCCCGAGGACAATCGGCCGACGCATCTGGCGATCATCTTCGACAAATCCGAGATCACGTTCCGCAACAAGCTCTATCCCGATTACAAGGCGCATCGGCCGCCGGCGCCGGATGACCTGATCCCGCAATTTGCGCTGATCCGCGAGGCGGTGCGCGCGTTCGACCTGCCCTGCCTGGAACAGGTCGGCTTCGAGGCCGACGATCTGATCGCGACCTATGTCCGCATCGCCTGCGAGCGCGGGGCTTCCGCCACCATCGTGTCCTCCGACAAGGACCTGATGCAGCTCGTGACCGATTGCGTCACCATGTACGACACCATGAAGGACCGCCGCATCGGCATTCCCGAAGTGATCGAGAAATTCGGCGTGCCGCCGGAGAAGGTCGTCGAGGTGCAGGCGCTGGCCGGCGATTCCACAGATAACGTGCCCGGCGTGCCCGGCATCGGCGTCAAGACCGCCGCGCAACTGATCATCGAGTATGGCGACCTCGAACAACTGCTGTTCCGCGCCGGCGAGATCAAGCAGCCGAAGCGGCGCGAGGCCCTGATCGAGAACGCCGAGAAGGCGCGGATCTCGCGGCAACTGGTGCTGCTCGACGACAAGGTCGATCTCGAAGTGCCGCTCGACGAGCTCGCTGTGCACGAGCCGGATGCACGCAAGCTGATCGCGTTTTTGAAGGCGATGGAGTTCTCCACCCTCACCCGCCGCGTCGCCGAATATTCGCAGATCGACCCGGCCGACGTGGAGGCCGATGCGGGAAACAAGAGTGGCGCGAGCGTTTTCGCGGCGCCGCCCTCGGGCAAGAAGCCGGAAAGCTATTCCGAGGGAGCGACGCTGTTCGATGCCCCGGGTTCTCCTTCCGCCTCGCCCTCAGGCAAGGGAAAGACCGCGCCGGACAAGGGCGCCGACAAGCAGGACAAGGCCGCTAGCCTCAAGGGAGCACCGATCTCGCTCGCCGCCGCCCGCGCCGAAGCCGCGCGAAAACTGCCGGTCGACCGCAGCAAGTATCAGACCATCCGTAAGTTCGATGAGCTCAATGCCTGGGTTGCGCGGGCCTATGACGCCGGCACGTTTGCGATCGACGTCAAGGCGAGCTCGGGCGATCCGATGCAGGCCGACATCTGCGGTATCGCGCTGGCGCTGGCGCCAAACGACGCCTGCTATGTTCCGCTCACGCACAAGCAATCGGGCGGCGGCGCAGGCCTGTTCGACGCTGGCCTGGCGCCGGACCAGATCACGGCCGCCGAGGCGCTGGCGGCACTGCAGCCGCTGTTGGAATCACCAGGCATTCTCAAGATCGGCTTCGACATCAAATTCAACGCCGTGATGCTGGCGCAGCACGGCATCACGCTGTGCAATATCGACGATGCGCAGTTGATGTCGTACGCGCTCGACGCTGGACGCAATTCACATGCGCTGGGGTCGCTCGCCGAACGTTGGTTTGGCCATGCCGTGATCGGCGAAAGCGAGCTAATCGGCAACGGCAAGAACAAGCTGACCTTCGATCAGGTCGCGATCGACAAGGCGACCACCTATTCGGCCGAGAGCGCCGACGTGATCCTCCGGCTGCATCGTGTGCTGAAGCCGCGGCTCGCCGCCGAACACATCACGACGGTCTACGAGACCCTGGAGCGGCCACTGGTCAGCGTGCTGGCGCGGATGGAACGGCGCGGCATCTCGATCGACCGGCAGGTGCTGTCGCGGCTGTCGGGCGAGTTCGCCCAGACCGCGGCCCGCGTCGAGGCCGAGCTTCAGGAGATCGCGGGCGAGCCGATCAATGTCGGCAGCCCCAAGCAGATCGGCGACATCATCTTCGGCAAGATGGGAATAACCGGCGGCACCAAGACCAAGACCGGCGCGTGGTCGACCTCGGCGCAGATCCTCGACGAACTCGCCGAACAGGGCCATGAATTTCCGAAGAAGATTTTGGAATGGCGGCAGGTGTCGAAGCTGAAATCGACCTACACCGACGCGCTGCCGGAATATCTCCATCCGCAGACCCACCGCGTCCACACCACCTACGCGCTGGCCGCGACCACCACGGGGCGGCTGTCGTCGAACGAGCCGAACCTGCAGAACATCCCGGTTCGCACCGAGGACGGGCGAAAAATCCGCCGCGCCTTTATCGCGACGCCCGGCCACAAGCTGGTGTCGGCGGATTACTCGCAAATTGAGTTGCGGCTATTGGCCGAGATCGCCGACATCCCCGTGCTGAAGCAGGCATTCCGCGACGGGCTCGACATTCACGCCATGACGGCCTCCGAAATGTTCGGCGTGCCGATCAAGGACATGCCGGGCGAAGTGCGCCGCCGGGCGAAAGCGATCAATTTCGGCATCATCTACGGCATCTCGGCTTTTGGCCTGGCGAACCAGCTCGGCATCGCCCGCGAGGAAGCCTCCGCCTACATCAAGAAGTACTTTGAGCGCTTTCCGGGCATCCGCGCCTATATGGACGAGACCAGGGAATCATGCCGCAAGAACGGCTATGTCACCACGCTGTTCGGCCGCAAGATGTACTACCCCGACATCAAGGCCTCCAATGCGTCGGTCCGTGCCTTCAACGAGCGGGCGTCGATCAATGCGCGCCTGCAAGGCACCGCCGCCGACATCATCCGCCGCGCCATGATCCGGATGGAAGATGCGCTGATGGAGAAGAAGCTGTCGGCGCAGATGCTGCTGCAGGTGCACGACGAACTGATTTTTGAAGTGCCCGACAATGAAGTGGCGGCGACGCTGCCGGTGGTACAGCACGTGATGCAGGACGCGCCGTTCCCGGCGGTGCTACTGTCGCTGCCGCTGCAGGTGGATGCCCGCGCCGCGAATAATTGGGACGAGGCGCATTAGTCACGCTGTCATCGCTGACAGAAATGTCCTCGGAGCAATATACGAAATGACATCGCGGTTCGACGCGCGCTAGAAACTTGCGAATTCCTCCCGCGAGTCTCCCATGCCCCACATTGCAACACTGCTCGGTTTTGCCCTCGTCTCGCTCGGCATGGTGCTGACGCCGGGGCCGAACATGATTTACCTGATTTCGCGCTCGATCACGCAAGGGCCCGCGGCGGGGATCGTGTCGCTTGGCGGTGTCGCGCTCGGGTTCGTGTTCTACATGTTGTGCGCGGCGTTTGGCATTACCGCGTTGTTGTTTGCGGTGCCCTACGCTTATGACGCGCTGCGATTCGCGGGCGCCGCCTATCTGCTGTGGCTGGCGTGGCAGGCGGTCAAGCCGAACGGGCGCTCGCTGTTTCAGGTGAAGAAGTTACAAGTCGACGGCCCGCGCAAATTGTTTGCAATGGGGTTCGTCACCAATCTGCTCAATCCGAAGATCGCGATGCTGTACCTGGCGCTGTTGCCGCAGTTCATCGATCCCACGGTCGGCAGCGTGCTGACGCAGTCGCTGGCGCTGGGCGCGATCCAGATCGTCATCAGTGTCGGCGTTAACGCCATGATCGCGCTCGCTGCCGGATCGATCGCGCGCTTTCTCGGCACACGGCCGAGCTGGCTGCTGGTACAGCGCTGGCTGATGGGCACAGTGCTGGCGGGGCTTGCCGTGAAGATGGCGTTCGAGGCGAAGCGGGCGTGATCTTTTTTAACCTCGCCCCGCTTGCGGGGAGAGGTCGGATTGCATCGAAGATGCGATCCGGGTGAGAGGGTACCGGACCCACCACGTTCTCAACTCGTGGAGGCAGCCCCTCACCCCAACCCTCTCCCCGCAAGAGCGGGGCGAGGGAGAAAGGAAATCAATCCAGCTTGGCTTCCATGCCGCGCTTGGTCGCGGGACGGGCCATCAGTGCGTTGTACCAGCGCTCGACGTTCGGAAAATCCTTCAGTTCCACCTTGTGGCGCGGGTGGCGCCAGGCCCAGCCGAGGATGGCGAAATCGGCGACCGATAAGGCGTCGGCGACGAATTCGCGCCCTTCCAGCCGACGGTCCAGCACGCCATAGAGCCGGCGGGTCTCGGCCATGTAGCGCTTCAAGCCGTAGGCGCGGTCGGTTTCGTTCTCCAGCGCGATGAAATGATGCACCTGGCCCGGCATCGGCCCGAAACCGCCCATCTGCCACATCAGCCATTCATAGACCGGGATACGCTCGGCAAGCGGCGTGGGAAGGAACTTGCCGGTCTTCTCGCCGAGATAGAGCAGGATCGCACCGGATTCGAAGATGCTGACCGGCTCGCCGCCGGGGCCGTCGGGATCGACGATCGCAGGGATCTTGTTGTTCGGGCTGAGCTTGAGAAAGGCGGGTGCATTCTGCTCGCCCTTGGTGATGTTCACCGGGATCACCTTGTAGGGCAGCCCCATTTCCTCCAGCGCTACCGAGATCTTGCGGCCGTTCGGCGTGTTCCAGGTGTGCAGTTTGATCGTCATTTACGGTTTCCCCCAAGAGAAGCTTTGGTAGAAGCTTTGGCCCTCCCGTAGCGCGGAACCAAAGGGCCTTACAACGGTCCTTTCCGAATGCCGTCCCTGCGTTCATCGGGCCGCCGCGGGACACCGTGCCCTGTTGACGGCGCCGGATCAGCGCTGGAATGTGCCCGCGAGCGCCGATAGATTGCGGCCCGCCTCAAACCCCGGGAAAACCGCCTTGTCCAAATCAGCCTCCCGCGCCCGCCTCGCCGAGATCATCCGCAAGCGTTCGTTCGGCCGCGGCGAGATCACGCTGGCCTCGGGCCGCAAGAGCGACTTCTACTTCAACCTCAAGCCGACCATGCTCGACCCCGAGGGCGCGGCGCTGCTGGCGGAATTGACCTATGAGGCGCTGAAGGACGACAACCTCGATTTCGTCGGAGGGCTGGAGATGGGCGCAGTCCCGCTGGCGGGCGCGATCGCGCAGCTTTCCTGGCTCAAGGGGCACCCGATCGCGGCGTTCTTCGTGCGCAAGAAGCCGAAGGAGCACGGCGCCCGCCTCGCGGTGGAGGGGCTCGCCAAGGGCGAGACCTTGCAGGGCAAGCGCATCGTCATCGTCGAGGACGTCACCACGACCGGTGGCTCGGCGCTGAAGGCGGTCGAGGCCGTGCGCGAGGCCGGCGGCGAGATCGTGCTCGTGCTCACCATGGTCGACCGCGAGGAAGGTGCGACCGAAACGTTCGCGGAAGCCGGCCTGGAGTTTCGTTCGCTCTACAAGGCGGGTGAATTTTTGAAGGCGTGATTTCTTCTCCCTCGCCCCGCTCTTGCGGAGAGAGGTTAGAAAGGCCCGCATTTCTTTTCCGCCTTCCCGCCTCCAGTAAAAGCTCATTTACCATCGCCCGTTAAGGTTACCCGAACTGAAGCCTATCGCGCTTCAGCGCGTTTGTTGCGTTGGGTGGAGTTGGCGTTGCGTACAGAGTTGGCTTTTTCGCGCGTGCGGCGCCGCGCGACGTTTGTGGCCGCAGCGACCCTTGCGGGCGCCCTCACGCTGACGCCCGGCAGCGTTTCGGCCGAGGGTCTGTTCGATTTCCTGTTCGGCGGCGCCCAGAAACAGCAGACGCGGCAGGCTCCCTCACCGGCAAACTTCTTCGCCGATCCGTTCGGCACCAATCAACCAGCCCATCCTGCGCCGGCGCCGCGCGTCGCAGGCTCCGGACCCGCTTTCTGCGTGCGAAGCTGCGACGGCAAGTATTTTCCGCTGACCATGCGCGGCAACACCTCGCCGGTTCAGACCTGCCAGGCGTTCTGCCCGGCAAGCGTCACCAAGGTGTTTTACGGCAGCAACATCGACAGCGCGGCCGCTGGTAATGGCGAGCGCTATGCCGACAGCGAAAACGCCTACGCATATCGCAAGGCGCTGCGCGCCGATTGCACCTGCAACGGCCGAAGCCCGTCCGGGCTGGCGCCGGTCGATCTCACGCTCGATACCTCGCTGCGCTCCGGCGACGTCGTCGCCACCACCGACGGCCTGGTGGCCTATACCGGCGTTCGCTTAGGGGCCGACCAGACGGCGGAATTCACTCCCGTCGCCTCCTATCCCGGCCTCACGGCGGACGTCCGCGCCCGGCTCGGCGAAATGAAGGTGGCGCCGGTCAGCGCAGAGATGGTCGCGGCCAGCGCGCCGCTTCCCGAGACGAGCCGCGACGCCGAGTTGCCGACCGCCTCGATATCGAAGACGGTTGCGCCGAAGCCGGCGAAGCGGGCGGAAGTGCGATAAGGCTAACGTCTCTACCGCAACAGCCCGCCGCCATAGCGCAAGCCGTAAACCTTGATTCCGGCGCGATGAATCTGCTCCTCGCCGTAAAACTCGGCGACATCTCCCGATGAGGTGTTGACGTAACGGAAGCTTTCATTCTCGAACTGCGGCGGGCCGCGAAACGGACGGTCACCTCGAATAGCAAGCAGCGCCTGACGCAGGAAGGCGTACACCGAAAGAAATTCGTTGCGGTCGACGACGGTGGGAGCGACGCCGCCCGCATAGCTCATCGACCAGACGACACCCGCGCCGGCCAGCACCGTTTCCTGACCGACAAAGAAGCGCATGCCGAAATAGATATCCCGATAGCTCAGATCGAGGTCGCGATATTCCAGTTGCCTGGAGCCTGGAAGCAGTGGCGCCAGGACCGTCGCGTCGTCGTCAAGGCCGGCATAGGTCTTGCGCTTGGCGTCGACAAGGAATTCGGAAAGACGAGCAAGCGATATCTGGCTCATGACCCCGCCCAGTACGCGATTGACGCCAGGGCATTCACCGCCCGACGATGACGCCGATCACGTTTGGCGCCGACAGATATTTTTCCTCGATCGCCGCACGCGCCGCGGCGCGGTTTTCCGGCGTCAGCAAGCCGCGCTTTTCGGCCAGGATCATCCAGCAATAGCCCCACCAGTCGGTCAGCATGCCCTGATCGTCGACGAGGTCGTAGCCCTGCTCCGCGGCAAAGATTCGCGCCTGCGCTTCATCCAGCGCGTCGAGAAAGGCGTGGTCCTCGACCGAAAACAGTTCGTCGCTGAAATCGTCCGTGGTGTAGCCCCACACCGACATGCAGACCGCGTTGAACTCGCGGTCGATCGCGTCGTCGTCGACGAGCCGGCGGCGCGAGGCCTGATGCAGGCGCGACAGCGAGCGCGCGAAATCGGCGATGCGGGTGAGAGCGAACTGATTGAAGGCGATAGTGGACATGTAGTCCTCACAAACTCGGATAGACCATAAATGTTGTGTCGGCGCTGCGCCGAATCACAATGATATATCAAATACTTGCTAAATTGTTCTTAATTTGTTCTGGTGGCGTGACAAATTATCTCCTATCAGAGATTGTTTTTTGGCGATTTGCGGCGAAGAATCGATGACGATGGACGCGACACAGGCCACCGATATCCGGACCCTGTTACTGGAAGCGGCCGATGCGATCGACCGAGCGAATGCGATTGTGTCCATCCTCGACAGCGACGATCGGGCGCTGCTTGCCACGCCTCTCGACGAGATATCGTCCGCCCTGCATTTCAAGCTGCTGCAAAAGCTCTATCTCCGCTACCCCGGGCTTGCCGAGGAAAGCGAGGACTGGGGCGGTGCCGCGGCATGAACCGTCTGGGGCTCAATCCCTCACATCGCCGACAACAGCTTGTCACCGCAGTAATTGGCATAGAACTTTCCGCCACACTGGCGCTTGATCGCCGTGCAACGCGCCGCAGGCGAAGCGCCTTGCGCAACATTGAAAGAACAACTCAGGCCGTCGGCGCTCTTGCCGGCCTTGCCGGCGGCAAAGGCCGCACTGGTCGCACTGATGCAGACAACCAACAACGCAGCGGCGACGATCTCGATCGTCAATCTCATGGCAGGCCTCCGTTCTGGCGGCACGCGTCTCCGTCGCGCGCACTGGCACCCGGTTATCCCAGCGGCTCCTCGGCTTTCGCGCCCCCCATTATATCACCAAAAGGCGGTCGCCAGTGCCGCGAAATCGGCCCGGTCCTTGCATAAAATCATGCCAGCGCAGTGCACAACTCCGGCATTATCCGGCGTTTCGATTGCCGGACAAGGCGCGTATCTTCGTTGTGAGTCTCAACCGCAGGAACCGACGTATTGCAGGAACAAATCCCAGGAAACTATCCGGCAAACTATCCGGCGCTGGATCAGCCGATCGACGAACTGGCGCTCGTCGAAATCAAGGGCGCAATCCTCGCCAAGCTCCGGCTTGCGATCGGCAAGGACGCCGGCATGGCGACGAGGCGCGACTGGTACAAGGCCGCGGCGCTGGCGCTGCGCGACCGCATCGTGCACCGCTGGCTGACAGCCGAAAAGGAGAGCTATGACGCCGGCAGCAAGCGGGTCTATTACCTCTCGCTCGAGTTCCTGATCGGCCGCCTGTTCACTGACGCGCTGAACAATATGGGCCTGCTGCCGGTGTTCGAGGCGGCGCTCGGCGATCTCGGCGTCGGGCTTGACGACCTGCGCAAATGCGAGCCGGACGCGGCGCTCGGCAATGGCGGCCTCGGGCGGCTTGCGGCGTGCTTCATGGAGAGCATGGCGACGCTGGCCGTTCCCGCCATCGGCTACGGCATCCGCTACGATTTCGGCCTTTTCCGCCAGATCATCGCGCAGGGCTGGCAGCACGAATACCCGGACGAATGGCTGAGTTTTGGCAACCCCTGGGAATTCCAGCGGGCCGAGGTGGTCTACCACATCCATTTCGGCGGCTTTGTCGACCACGTCGACGACCGCGGCCGCGACCGCGCCACCTGGCGCCCGGGAGAAACCGTGCAGGCTGTCGCCTACGACACCCCGATCGTGGGCTGGCGCGGCCAGCACGTCAACGCGCTGCGCCTGTGGTCGGCGCGCGCGCCCGACCCGTTGCGGCTCGACGTCTTCAACACCGGCGATTATCTCGGCGCCGTCGCCGAGGAAGCGCGCGCGGAATCAATCTGCAAATTTCTCTATCCGAATGACGAGAGTCCTGCTGGGCGCGAGCTGCGGCTGCGGCAGGAATATTTCTTCGTCTCGGCCTCGCTGCAGGACCTGATCAAGCGGCACCTCGCTTCCGACGGGCAGTTGCGCAACCTCCCCTCCAAGGCCGCGGTGCAGCTCAACGACACCCATCCGAGTCTTGCCGTCACCGAACTGATGCGCATCCTGGTCGACCTGCACAATTTCCGCTGGGACGAAGCGTGGAAGATCACGGTGGCGACGCTGTCCTACACCAATCACACGCTGCTGCCGGAAGCGCTGGAGACCTGGCCGGTCGAACTGTTCGAGCGGCTGCTGCCGCGGCATCTCGAAATCATCTACCGCATCAATACCGCACATCTCGCGCTGGCAGATCAGCGTTGTCCCGGCGACATCGATTTCCGCGCCGCGGTGTCGCTGATCGACGAGAAGTCTGGACGGCGGGTGCGGATGGGGCAACTCGCTTTCGTCGGCTCGCACCGCATCAACGGCGTCTCGGCGATGCACTCCGACCTGATGAAGGAGACCGTGTTCCACGATCTCAACCATCTCTACCCCGGCCGCATCACCAACAAGACCAACGGCATCACTTTCCGCCGCTGGCTGATGCTCGCCAACCCAAAACTGACGGAGCTGCTGCGCGAGTCCTGTGGCGAGGCCGTGCTGGACGACTTCTCGCTGTTCGAACGGCTGGAGACGCGCGCCAGCGACAACGCGTTCCAGCAGCGTTTTCGCGAGGTCAAGCATCAGAACAAGGTTGCGCTGGCGCGGCTGATCAACGAGCGGCTCCGCATCAAGATAGATCCGTCGGCACTGTTCGACATCCAGATCAAGCGCATCCACGAGTACAAGCGGCAGCTGCTCAACGTCGTCGAGACCGTCGCGCTGTATCAGGCGATCAAGGACGAGCCGCAGCGCGACTGGGTGCCGCGGGTCAAGATCTTCGCCGGCAAGGCGGCGGCGAGCTATCGCTACGCCAAGCTGATCATCAAGCTGATCAACGACGTCGCCGAAGTCGTCAACAACGACCCCGTCATCGCAGGAAGGCTCAAGGTCGTCTTCCTCGCCGACTACAATGTCAGCCTCGCCGAGGTGATCATTCCGGCCGCCGA includes these proteins:
- a CDS encoding UDP-glucose/GDP-mannose dehydrogenase family protein is translated as MRIAMIGTGYVGLVSGACFADFGHQVTCVDKDAGKIEALRRGEIPIFEPGLDALVASNVKAKRLDFTTDLTAPVAEADAVFIAVGTPSRRGDGHADLTYVYAAAREIASALSGFTVVVTKSTVPVGTGDEVERLIREANPSADVVVASNPEFLREGAAIRDFKFPDRVVVGTSDERGRKVLGDVYRPLSLNQAPLMFTARRTAELIKYAANAFLATKITFINEMADLSEKVGADVQEVARGIGLDNRIGTKFLHAGPGFGGSCFPKDIRALVKVALDHDVQLRIVEAVLGVNDNRKRAMARKVSNAVGGSLRGKTVAVLGLTFKPDTDDMREAPSIPLVTGLLDMGAKVRAHDPVGMEQARKELPDIEYCDDPYECVKGADAMVLVTEWVQYRALDWDRIKSEMAQPVVVDLRNIYRSEDMAAHGFTYESVGRTAEPQK
- the polA gene encoding DNA polymerase I gives rise to the protein MPKSAPKAAAKPAPAAKAPAKAPAKQPGKGDHVFLVDGSSYIFRAYHALPPLNRKSDGLQVNAVLGFCNMLWKLLRDMPEDNRPTHLAIIFDKSEITFRNKLYPDYKAHRPPAPDDLIPQFALIREAVRAFDLPCLEQVGFEADDLIATYVRIACERGASATIVSSDKDLMQLVTDCVTMYDTMKDRRIGIPEVIEKFGVPPEKVVEVQALAGDSTDNVPGVPGIGVKTAAQLIIEYGDLEQLLFRAGEIKQPKRREALIENAEKARISRQLVLLDDKVDLEVPLDELAVHEPDARKLIAFLKAMEFSTLTRRVAEYSQIDPADVEADAGNKSGASVFAAPPSGKKPESYSEGATLFDAPGSPSASPSGKGKTAPDKGADKQDKAASLKGAPISLAAARAEAARKLPVDRSKYQTIRKFDELNAWVARAYDAGTFAIDVKASSGDPMQADICGIALALAPNDACYVPLTHKQSGGGAGLFDAGLAPDQITAAEALAALQPLLESPGILKIGFDIKFNAVMLAQHGITLCNIDDAQLMSYALDAGRNSHALGSLAERWFGHAVIGESELIGNGKNKLTFDQVAIDKATTYSAESADVILRLHRVLKPRLAAEHITTVYETLERPLVSVLARMERRGISIDRQVLSRLSGEFAQTAARVEAELQEIAGEPINVGSPKQIGDIIFGKMGITGGTKTKTGAWSTSAQILDELAEQGHEFPKKILEWRQVSKLKSTYTDALPEYLHPQTHRVHTTYALAATTTGRLSSNEPNLQNIPVRTEDGRKIRRAFIATPGHKLVSADYSQIELRLLAEIADIPVLKQAFRDGLDIHAMTASEMFGVPIKDMPGEVRRRAKAINFGIIYGISAFGLANQLGIAREEASAYIKKYFERFPGIRAYMDETRESCRKNGYVTTLFGRKMYYPDIKASNASVRAFNERASINARLQGTAADIIRRAMIRMEDALMEKKLSAQMLLQVHDELIFEVPDNEVAATLPVVQHVMQDAPFPAVLLSLPLQVDARAANNWDEAH
- a CDS encoding glutathione S-transferase family protein; protein product: MTIKLHTWNTPNGRKISVALEEMGLPYKVIPVNITKGEQNAPAFLKLSPNNKIPAIVDPDGPGGEPVSIFESGAILLYLGEKTGKFLPTPLAERIPVYEWLMWQMGGFGPMPGQVHHFIALENETDRAYGLKRYMAETRRLYGVLDRRLEGREFVADALSVADFAILGWAWRHPRHKVELKDFPNVERWYNALMARPATKRGMEAKLD
- a CDS encoding acyltransferase family protein; translated protein: MTSNGTAVTERSTRIDWVDYAKGICIVMVVMMHSVLGVEKAAGDTGFMHAFVVFAQPFRMPDFFLISGLFLAVVIDRDWRTYLDRKVVHFAYFYVLWMTIQFGFKAPGFAAESGWRHVGFLYLESFIEPFGTLWFIYLLPMFFVVTKLSRGIPAMAVWLVAAALETAHVVTGWTVIDEFCARFVYFYSGYLFASYVFALSDRSREKPALALIGLALWAFVNGSLVMSGFGEWPLVSLALGFAGAGAIIVMGTLLARMQWLNFLRYCGEHSIVIYLAFFLPMAVTRTLLLKTGLIADIGVISLIVTVAGVAGAVVIWRLALALRADFLFERPAAFWIAPKKAAPALQPAE
- a CDS encoding DUF2865 domain-containing protein — translated: MRTELAFSRVRRRATFVAAATLAGALTLTPGSVSAEGLFDFLFGGAQKQQTRQAPSPANFFADPFGTNQPAHPAPAPRVAGSGPAFCVRSCDGKYFPLTMRGNTSPVQTCQAFCPASVTKVFYGSNIDSAAAGNGERYADSENAYAYRKALRADCTCNGRSPSGLAPVDLTLDTSLRSGDVVATTDGLVAYTGVRLGADQTAEFTPVASYPGLTADVRARLGEMKVAPVSAEMVAASAPLPETSRDAELPTASISKTVAPKPAKRAEVR
- a CDS encoding LysE family translocator, translating into MPHIATLLGFALVSLGMVLTPGPNMIYLISRSITQGPAAGIVSLGGVALGFVFYMLCAAFGITALLFAVPYAYDALRFAGAAYLLWLAWQAVKPNGRSLFQVKKLQVDGPRKLFAMGFVTNLLNPKIAMLYLALLPQFIDPTVGSVLTQSLALGAIQIVISVGVNAMIALAAGSIARFLGTRPSWLLVQRWLMGTVLAGLAVKMAFEAKRA
- a CDS encoding DUF5680 domain-containing protein yields the protein MSQISLARLSEFLVDAKRKTYAGLDDDATVLAPLLPGSRQLEYRDLDLSYRDIYFGMRFFVGQETVLAGAGVVWSMSYAGGVAPTVVDRNEFLSVYAFLRQALLAIRGDRPFRGPPQFENESFRYVNTSSGDVAEFYGEEQIHRAGIKVYGLRYGGGLLR
- the pyrE gene encoding orotate phosphoribosyltransferase, with product MSKSASRARLAEIIRKRSFGRGEITLASGRKSDFYFNLKPTMLDPEGAALLAELTYEALKDDNLDFVGGLEMGAVPLAGAIAQLSWLKGHPIAAFFVRKKPKEHGARLAVEGLAKGETLQGKRIVIVEDVTTTGGSALKAVEAVREAGGEIVLVLTMVDREEGATETFAEAGLEFRSLYKAGEFLKA